In the Lolium rigidum isolate FL_2022 unplaced genomic scaffold, APGP_CSIRO_Lrig_0.1 contig_24363_1, whole genome shotgun sequence genome, GCACTGGCAGGAATTGGAGAAGTGCAGCATCAGTAAAAGTGAAAGATATACAGTTGCAGAGAGTAACTGGTACTGATGACAGAATCAAACCTttgtggtggctaaagttgccatCTGTATAAGTCTTTCATGCATTATCTGCTCTGCTTGTTCTTTCCTTACTAAATTCTGCTTGACCTCCTTCGTTCACAAAAATGGATTTATCAGGTCCAGAGAATTCACGACATGAGGTGCAGAGATCAAAAATGTTTCAGTATGCaagaagattcaaatgggtacagCTATCGTACAATCAGAGAACAGAATCAAATTCAGACGCGAAAGAAAACCGACAGAGGCGATCAGATAGGAAAGGTGATCTTGAATTCTTGATCAAACGAGGCTGTTCTGAATTCGACCGGGAGCAGAGCAAACATACCTGGAGGCCCCTGAAGTTGACAGAGATGGCGCCGTTCCTGAACTGCACCTGGTGGACCGCGGACATGAGGAGGGAGGCGACGAGCAGGAGGCAGCCCATGAAGCCGACCACCCCGGCGAAGACCCTGAGGTCCCACGAGGtgacgccgccggcgccgccccgcgCCGCCTTCCCCTGCCGCAGCCTCCCGATGTTGGTCGCGCCGACCCGCCCCTCGCCGCCCGTCTGGCCGACGACGACCCAAGAGCCCTCCATTTCCGCCGCGCGGCCGATCGATCAAGAAAGCGCCGCCATTACAGGACCTCCAGCCGTTCCTCCATCGGGGGCTGGGCTGGCTTGGCTTGTCGTGGAGGGCAACCCCTCAAGTCCAGCATCACGGCAAGAAGGACCCCATCTGGTGCCGAATTATTCTCTTCCCCTGACCTGACCTCCATTTTCCATGGAAAGCGTGGGCATCCCGCGATCGCTCGTGGTACGAGTTTCGGAGTAAAGAACGGTTGGTCAAACGAGGCGGCAGCTTCCGTTCGTTCGTTCGTTCTGTCCCGATCGGCGCAACCACCGGGCAGGTGAGATGGATGGATGATAAGGTAATGATCGGCGGCGGCGATAAAGAAATCGATCGGGGATCGGTGATGAGGATTAAAGAAGTGGTGAGCGGACGTGGAAGGGGTGGAGCTAACGTGAGGACGACTCGCCGGCATCGTCCTATATATGTGCCCTGGCGATCGCTGTGGCAGGTAGGTGGTGGCGTGGCGTGGCGGGGTGGAGATGGCATTTTGGGAGCGGGAGGTGTTCCGTAGAAGCGAAGAGAGGTTTCGGTTGGGAATGAGGAGGTCGATTGATGACGACGACGGGAAAGGCGACGGGAGTCGGTAGCCGGCCCGGTTGGTGGCGCACGAGTGCAATTTTGGTTCTCCGTAGCCGGCGTTGTGGACATAGCCTGTCACCGAGTAATAAACACAGTGCCATCTGGGCTTATGTCCTGCCGTGTGGTGGCAAGCGGGTGAgatggcggcggcttcggccgctctGGAACCATGGCGGCCGCGCGTCGGACATACAGGTGGAGTGGCTGTCCCGTGTGCGGTGTGCCTCGAGAAGACGACCAATATTGGCAGCCCATAAAAAGTTGAGAGGCTGCATGAGCGGCCAGCTTGAAAAGGTCGTAGGGCGTACCAGAGTAGTTCGAAAGTTTTGGTGATCCGAGAGGTCTAGGCTCAGTACTTGTGGCTTGCAAACCAACTGTGCGTCCGGAGATCACAAGACTCCACAATGTTTGCCCGGTACTGGTAGTTGGAGATCACAAGACTCCACAATGTGCTGTTGGCAAAAGCACCGGCACCGCACGAGCTGCAAGCAGTGATTTCCTTTTCCGATAAAATTTAAGGGTGTGTCTATTGCTCGAACTAACTTTGTTCTCAGTCAGATGATGTCATTAAATTTTAGTCACAATTTCCTCATGATTAgaacgaatcacgatgcaaattcaATAATGTAAAATTTGACTGagtacgaagttagttctcagctagccGAGAACTACCAAAtcccaaaaaataaaatgttatgTTCATAAGAATTACTAAGCACATCAAACATAAAAAAAAGTATCATATTGAGGTTCTTGGACCACCTAATGATCAGTGTCCTGCCAAAATCGTGGCCATTGAAGTATTGAATTCATCTAAATCCTACATGGGAGCATCAATCAGACGATTCCCCGCCTTCTTTAACACCACCGGTGTGATCACCGCCGATGAGCTTGGCGCGGAGGCAGGTCTACCTTTTTTTTCTGCACGACGCCACCATAGCTACGATAATGTATATGTGACTGACCAATTTCTAACTTTAAAAACCTTGCTACAACGCCGGGCGCAGATCCGAGGCCTCCACCCCCTCCCGCAGCCGGAGCATCAAACGAAGGATGCAGGGACACATTGTTTCCCGATCAAAGATAGGCAGATAGCGGCAGTGGCGGCGAGGATGGAACCATAGGTCTTCTTTCATGGGACGAAAGCAACGGATCGACCAATTCACTCGTTTGAGTACATTTTTTAAAATGGAGTGAGTTGAAAAACAtgtatctacaatcttagaatatTACAATTTCAAATATAGCCAAGAATCAAAACATATAAATCTACTATAAATATTATCCAAAATTTCATCTTTTATGCTTTTTTTACGGCCATACTATTATCTGGACTTATCTTTTATTTAGACTTGAAACTGATGGATTGTTAAATACATTTCTAGTGGGCTCACTGGATTTTCATCTAAAATATTCACCTTTCTACACGGTGTCACCCAAAAGACTTGTAGCACCTGAACACTTCTTAACTTTTGATTCATATCCTTTCTATGAATGAATGATGTTGGTCTGAGTTATTTGTTGTAGTTGCTACGAGAACTAGTCACCAATAGAGAAACAAGGGGTGTTATTGATCTAAGCACAACTCAGTTTTCCAAAAGTTATAAGATAGATGTATGTATACATGAGGGACTCTCACCCATGGCCACCATGGGCGACAACCTAGGGCCCACGCTTGAAAGGGGCCCACGATTGATACTCCTTTATAGCGATTTGCTCGGTAGCGCGCGCTGCCGAGGATAGGGTTCGCTGAAGGATTTCCTTCATGGGCTTGGATCGTTTATTCGCGTACGTCTGATTCCTTTGTTTGGTAGATGGAAATTCGCTTTTCTTTTCAATGATATACAAACCGCACCGGCGCCAACGCTGTATGTGTTCATGCGGTTTTTTTTTCGTTtcgtttcttttccttttttcgtTTACTTTTTCTGTTCCTTTTTAGTTTCTTGATCCAAAAAGTGAAAATATTGTTCCATGTGTACTTGGATTTTGTTGCCCACACCCTAAAATATAGTTCCCTCATGTAGATATAGTCGTCTTTATCCCAACTATAGTTGTGATTGTGTTCCCCCTTGTAGCTATCATTTATTCCACACAAGCTAATTATTTGTTCCCCATGAAGTCGTAATTTGTTTCTTGGATGGAAACCTTTTTTTTCAATGTAGACATGAGTTGTTCCATGGGTCCTAAATGTTTGTTCCCCGTGTAGACAAGATTTATTCCTCAGACACTAAATGTTTGTTGCTGTCGCCATCGGAGAGAGGATGGAGCCGGGAGCACCTTATTCTTATTTCATGATGTTGTCGCAGCCAAGGTAGTTAGAATCCCAATCCTACTACTGGAATCCTACGATTTGACGATCTTACATCATCGTATCGATCCAAATCCCACTATGAATCCCAATCGGGTAGAATCCATGTTGAGTCCCGATCCAAATCATAGAATCCTTTACAATAATGTAGAATATCGATCCTTTTTATGGACTTTTTTGTTTCTACTAACTCATTATTTTTCCCATCCGCTAAGACTACAGGGATACTACTTAAACATCCCAAGCCCTTTTCACTTGCTTCACTGCCCTTTATTTAACCACCAAACCTCAAATGATCTATCGCTAGAATATTATTGCTAGAAACTTTatggattattatttttatctccaTTATACTATTAACCAAACTTTGTGCTTGATAAAAATATCTTCTCTGAGTAACTATGGTAGGATCCTAGATTCTACGATTCGATACTACGACTCGATTCTGCCCGACGAAAATCGACTCAACTCCGAATCCCGACTCTGACTACCTTGGTCGCAGCCTCACCATTCGAAGAAGACACTGGAAAAAAActgaaacaagaaacaagaacCCTCCCACAAGTGAGAGGGCGAGACCCGccgcacctccaaggcctagaaaaccATTAGAGACGGAGTGGACCAGCGGTGCCGGTAGAGGGGACTGAAACCCTAGCCGCATGTAGATAGCCCCCTAGGAACGAAAACAAGGGCACACATAATGTTCTGCCCTACAAATGCCCGTACGATAATTACTGATGTGCTGGAAGTTTGAGAAACAAAGACGAATGTTCTCTTTCTCTTAGCTAGGAGATTATCTATTATTGAGAAAAAGTTAGGAAAATTTCTCCACTATGTGAGTTGTCTTTTCTTACTTtcttcgattcatattacttgtctctaatatggatgtatgtaGAAGTAAAATgtctctagatacatccatattagcgaTTGCTAAAtgctaatatggatcggagggagtacctttAATTTTGAATGGAACCATAATTTAGGGAGAATGTAAACATTAATTGTTAGAGATAAGTTGAGAGATTATCCATTGCACACTATGTTTTTCAGGgagttcaattttttttgagtAAAACTTTGGGATATTTTTTTTGTGAGATAATTTTTTTACAGAGGAAATAGCTAGATGAATGACTATTTTTTTTGAGGGAAGATGAATGACTATTTAATTTCAGCTTAGTGAGTTTATATAGTGAACTTATAGGTGAAGGACAAGAGATGATCGTAGCATAAAAACTACACGGGCCATCAAAGTGTCCTATTTGGGCCGGCGCGAGCTGTATTGATCTTGGGCGTTCACCCGATGGAGCCCAGTCCGGTGTCCACCAGAAGAAACCCTCCCATTTCAGTCCACTCCATCTCTCTTCGTTTCCCCACTTAAACCCCACGCCGCACcactcgccgccggccgccgccgccgccgccatggctcacctccgcctcctcctgtcCCACTCGCAACGCCACCCGCACCCCCACCGCCTCCTCCCGCTCTTCCGGTTCTGCTCCTCCAACTCCAGCAACTCCCCACCGCCGCCCATCAAGCCCGTCTCCTACGCCCCGAAGCCGCAGCCCCCACCCGCCGCCGAGGCTCCCTCGTCGGAGCCCCCGACCGCCAGCCCCGACGACTCGCTTCCCAGGAGATtccagcagcagccgcagccgcagaATCCGCCGCGGCAGTTCACGAGGCAGGAGATGCGGTTCGCGAACGAGTCGGGCCCCGCGATCGCGCCCGTGTCGTACCCGAGCAGGGTCGCGCCCCTGCCGGAAGACCGTCCAGCGGCCGGAGCGGCCGGAGAGGAGGGGGTGAACGAGGAGGATCTGCGCGGCGAGGGGGAGCGGATCGAGAAGGAGGCCCAGTGGGGGAGGAGGCCCGTCTTCGGCCTCCAGGTGGAGGAGGAGACGGTGCCCTACCCGACGCTCATACCCGTCGTCAAGCGGCCGCAGAAGGTCGCCATTGATCTCGTTGATGCGCTCCGCGAAATCAAGGTCTACCGCTTCTAGTGTTTTGCTTCGAACTTACAAGTCAATGTTGTTGCTGTGACCCCGTTGCGGATTTTCTCTGGTTTCGAGATGGTCTGAGTGCTCTACGATATTTGCGTTGAGAAGAATGCCCCATCTGTAGTAGTAGTAGCATGATTTTGTCCGGTTTAGTCATGCAGATTTAGTAGACTTTGTTTGACTGAATTCTAGGCGAGGGTTAAGCCATTTTTGATGTTTCTTTTTGTGACAATAGATGCTAGCCTACTAGACTTATTACTCCTACTTTCTTAGGCTGCCTGCCTGCCTTTGCCATTGTGGTGGATTATGATAATCCTGTTTGGTTGAGTTGCTGTGACCCATTTTCCTGTTTTATTGCCTGATTTTGgtttaattaacaaaaaaatagtTAAAAATCTTGTTGTTTTTTGGAGAAAAagcaaaggacctttgcgtttcatttgATTTAAAAATATAATGTAATACAGCAGAAACAGAGAGAACCTAGTATACGTCCAGGTTGTCGGCAACACTGCCCTGATGCCTAGCGTGCCAGCATGAGCCCAAAGAGCTGCGTCCTCCGTGATTTTGGTCAGCAGGTTGTAGATCGAGGGTTGTGCTCTATCGAATACGCAGTCATTCCTGTGTTTCTAGGATCTTGTTCTGGCCATCAAGAAACAGAAGAGATATCAAACTGCAAAAGTGCAGTGCTTTGTTTTGCCATATTAGTCGAATTACAACATTTTTGCCAAACAAGACTAACTTCTTCACAACTTCTCTAGAATAAGCTGAGCAACCCTAAACTGGAACGTGATCTTTATTTCTACGTGGATGCTATAAACATTTTCGGTGTTCTTTTTTTTGACCATTTGTTTTTAGCGCAAGTACATCCAAGGCCAAGGCTGGAAGTGCCAGCAGGCGCCGTGATGGGCACAATATGTTAATGGCATGGGTAGGAAAATAAGAGAACCGGATAGGTTAACAATAGCATAGGATTCCTATCCGATAGATTATTTTGGCACCCCTCGGAATTGGTGAATCCACCCAGGAAAAACAACCCCATTTTTCCTAACATTGCTGATTATGCTGGGAAGAGGTCATGTTTTATAAATATGTAAACGTTGAAAACCACTCAGTGGAATTTTAGGAAGTATGATGAAGGGAAAGAAAAGTGAACAGCAACATATTACCAAAATCATGTTCATACAATTTTTAAAATGTGATTGGGTTAACTTGAAACTTTGTAGGTTTATAGGATGTAGCCTTCACCTGCATATCTTATAtattagatttttttttagaacTTATACACATGGTTCGCCTGAAGTTTTCACTGTAAGGATTGTTTTCCCGCTGGATAGTTTGTCCACCTTTTAGCTACCAAATCTTTCAAATTTTTCACTTGCTTGAATATCTTTACATTTGTAGGACAAGTAGTAGACGCCGATTAAGGTGTGATACAGTGGATAAATTTGATATTTCATAATCTTTAAATATCTCAAaaattatttacttcaaaagtgtCTCCTGTATAGGTTTCACAAGTTTTTATGTTCAGGGTGTCTTCATGATGTTGGGTTGGAGCACCAAATGGtttttcttagaaaagtaaaagagaatAATCAAGAGTTTTGTTTTGGCACTACAGTATTGTCAATGTAGTTAGTTTTCTCCTTTACACATTTTAGACCTCTGCTAGGTCGTGCGCCCTCATGTTTCAGCACCTATTTGATAAACATATAGGTTAAGATGACTTGTAACCTATGAAGTGTGTGAAAATGTAAAAAGCTTTAAGTTTCCATAAAACATGAGAATTTAATTTTCTTATAGTTAAAGAATCTAATGTCTTACCTGTTCTGTTACTTTCTTCCAGGCCAGTGCAAATGAGAAGAAGCGGAATTTTACTGAAACAGTGGAAGCTCATGTAATGTTAGGTGTTGATCCACGTCGTGGTGACCAGGTCTGCTGCACTTCCTTAGAAGTACCTTAAAGCACACATTTTATCCTGCTAACTTTTCTCACATCATAATTCTACTGTAGTACGGGAAAGTAACTTCTCATGATACTGAATTATTGATTGATATTTTACCAATTCCAGTAATTAAAAGGactgatggtttaggccatcatacTTGCTGGGAAGCCAAAGTTCACTTGCGTGAAATCAGTGAAGCTATGTAATATAACAGGGACGCTACTTAAATGCTTTTTTATACCCATTGAGGCCTATCTAATACATTCATCTACAGAAGAAATGTTGTCCATGGTTTCCGTGCTTGCTAAAAGAACTGATGATTAACTAACACTTCATCATTTGATTCGCCAAGTTACCTCCTGATCTGCTTGTGAATGTTAGATGTAAAGTTATTTTCCGACACTGACCAATTTTTTTCCTGGTGTACAGATGGTCCGTGGAGCCATAACTTTGCCTCATGGCACTGGCAAGGTACCTTTCTTAGTATCAATGAAGTCTATTTATGCAAGAATTTTACAGGCATCACTTTGTTTTTCTCTGAAACATTAAAAAAAATCTTGCATTTACAACATGTCATTGGTCCAATTAGTGCTTAATGCTGAGGTCTTTATTATTTTGAAGACTGT is a window encoding:
- the LOC124680689 gene encoding 50S ribosomal protein L1-like, with protein sequence MAHLRLLLSHSQRHPHPHRLLPLFRFCSSNSSNSPPPPIKPVSYAPKPQPPPAAEAPSSEPPTASPDDSLPRRFQQQPQPQNPPRQFTRQEMRFANESGPAIAPVSYPSRVAPLPEDRPAAGAAGEEGVNEEDLRGEGERIEKEAQWGRRPVFGLQVEEETVPYPTLIPVVKRPQKVAIDLVDALREIKASANEKKRNFTETVEAHVMLGVDPRRGDQMVRGAITLPHGTGKTVRVAVFAEGPAAEEAKAAGADVVGGDELIEEIRKGGGKLSFDKCIATPMYMPRLSKVARILGPRGLMPNPKLGSVTNDVSGAVKAAKSGRVDFKIDKTAIVHVGLGKVNFSEESLRENIGAFVNALLLAKPVGLKKTSKYVGYVKKFTLSSTMGPGFSVTIPSLSAAADNYTKVQVN